In a single window of the Prochlorococcus marinus CUG1415 genome:
- the gyrB gene encoding DNA topoisomerase (ATP-hydrolyzing) subunit B: MSEDKRSNKISNDYGAEQIQVLEGLEPVRKRPGMYIGSTGPRGLHHLVYEVVDNSVDEALAGHCDHIEIVLQSDGSALISDNGRGIPTDIHPRTGKSALETVLTVLHAGGKFGSGGYKVSGGLHGVGISVVNALSEWVNVTVYREGSEFNQRFEKGLSKGELHTKKQSIKPFKKGTTICFKPDKTIFSGGIEFEYALLSSRLRELAYLNGGVKIVFRDERTELPDGSFKEEIYLYEGGIKEYVQYMNAEKDSIHPEIIYVDSQKENVYVEAALQWCSDVYSDNILGFANNIRTIDGGTHIEGLKTVLTRTFNNLAKKRGKRKDIEKNLAGENIREGLTVVLSVKVPEPEFEGQTKTKLGNTEVRGIVDSLIGEALTKYMEFNPGILDLILEKAIQSFNAAEAARRARELVRRKSVLESSTLPGKLADCSSRDPSESEIYIVEGDSAGGSAKQGRDRKFQAILPLRGKILNIEKTDDTKIYKNTEIQSLITALGLGIKGEEFNESSLRYHRVVIMTDADVDGAHIRTLLLTFFYRYQRELVEKGFIYIACPPLYKVERGKNHKYCYNENQLKDTIAGFGENANYNIQRFKGLGEMMPKQLWDTTMNPQTRMMKRVEIEDALEADRIFNILMGDKVAPRREFIETHSSNLDMSTLDI; encoded by the coding sequence ATGAGTGAGGACAAAAGATCTAATAAAATCTCAAATGATTATGGTGCGGAACAGATTCAGGTTTTAGAGGGTTTAGAGCCAGTTCGTAAACGGCCTGGGATGTATATAGGTTCTACAGGTCCTAGAGGTTTGCATCATTTAGTATATGAGGTGGTTGATAATTCAGTTGATGAGGCACTTGCAGGGCATTGTGATCATATAGAAATAGTTCTACAATCAGATGGCTCAGCTTTAATCTCTGATAATGGACGAGGTATCCCAACAGATATTCATCCAAGGACAGGGAAAAGTGCCTTAGAAACTGTACTGACTGTTCTTCACGCGGGAGGTAAATTCGGAAGTGGTGGTTATAAAGTTTCAGGCGGCTTGCATGGAGTAGGTATATCTGTAGTTAATGCTTTAAGCGAGTGGGTGAATGTGACTGTTTATAGAGAAGGCAGTGAGTTTAACCAAAGATTTGAAAAAGGTTTATCGAAGGGTGAATTGCATACTAAAAAACAGTCTATAAAACCTTTTAAAAAAGGAACCACTATTTGTTTTAAACCCGATAAAACAATTTTTTCTGGAGGAATCGAATTTGAATATGCTCTTCTTTCATCTAGGTTAAGAGAACTAGCTTATCTGAATGGCGGTGTAAAAATTGTTTTTAGAGATGAGAGAACTGAATTGCCAGATGGTTCTTTTAAAGAAGAAATTTACTTATATGAAGGAGGCATTAAAGAATATGTTCAATACATGAATGCAGAAAAGGATTCTATTCATCCTGAGATAATTTATGTTGACTCACAAAAAGAAAATGTTTACGTGGAAGCAGCTTTGCAGTGGTGCTCAGATGTATATTCAGATAATATTTTAGGTTTTGCAAATAATATTAGAACTATTGATGGAGGTACACATATTGAAGGACTAAAGACAGTTTTAACAAGAACATTCAATAATCTTGCAAAAAAGAGAGGCAAAAGAAAAGACATTGAAAAAAATTTAGCTGGTGAAAATATTAGAGAAGGCTTGACTGTAGTTTTATCAGTTAAAGTTCCTGAGCCCGAATTTGAAGGACAAACAAAAACAAAATTAGGGAATACTGAAGTAAGAGGAATTGTTGATTCTCTTATCGGGGAAGCTCTTACAAAATATATGGAATTTAATCCTGGAATTTTAGATTTGATTCTTGAAAAAGCAATTCAATCATTTAATGCAGCGGAAGCTGCAAGAAGGGCCAGGGAATTAGTCCGAAGAAAAAGTGTTCTTGAAAGTTCTACTTTACCTGGTAAATTAGCAGATTGTAGCTCTAGAGATCCATCAGAATCAGAAATTTATATCGTTGAGGGAGATTCTGCAGGGGGTTCTGCAAAACAAGGAAGAGATAGAAAGTTCCAGGCCATTTTGCCTCTAAGGGGTAAAATTCTTAATATCGAAAAAACTGACGATACTAAAATCTATAAAAATACAGAAATTCAGTCATTAATAACGGCTTTAGGATTAGGTATAAAAGGAGAGGAGTTCAACGAAAGCTCTTTGAGATATCACAGGGTTGTAATTATGACGGATGCTGATGTTGATGGTGCTCATATAAGAACTTTATTATTGACATTTTTTTATAGATATCAAAGAGAACTTGTTGAAAAAGGTTTTATATACATTGCTTGTCCACCCCTTTATAAAGTTGAAAGAGGTAAGAATCATAAATACTGTTATAACGAGAATCAATTAAAGGATACAATTGCAGGTTTTGGAGAAAATGCAAATTATAATATTCAGAGATTTAAGGGATTAGGTGAGATGATGCCAAAACAATTGTGGGATACCACTATGAATCCTCAAACACGGATGATGAAAAGGGTTGAGATTGAAGATGCGCTCGAGGCTGACAGAATATTCAATATTTTAATGGGAGATAAAGTTGCACCAAGAAGAGAATTTATTGAAACGCATAGTAGCAACTTAGATATGTCAACTTTAGATATATGA
- the mgtE gene encoding magnesium transporter, with product MNENNLETVTSLSSDLSSRGNITIQLEALLVAGNYDEAKLLLEPSQPVDIADAIGSLPFILQALAFRLLKKNEAIEVYEYLDPVVQQTLLDRLRSGEVLEIVEKMSPDDRVQLFDELPAKVVRKFLSALSPGERKVTAELLGYEPETAGRLMTTEFIDLKEMQTAAEALSLVRKRAPFTETIYSLYVTDKERHLTGILSLRDLVTADPSKPIGDVMTKDVVNISTNTNQEEVARAIQRYDFLALPVVDKEKRLVGIVTVDDLIDVIEQEATRDIYAAGAVQPGDEDDYFQSSLFTIARRRILWLLILVLANGLTTKVIAMNDQILKEIVLLAAFIPLLIGTGGNVGAQSSTVVIRGLSTQKLKSLGAIKAVVKEAISGAILGVLMMLVVFPFAWWQGEGPLIASAVGISLICITTLAATTGAILPLLFDRMRLDPALMSSPFITTVTDIAGVFIYLNTAKWLLSSSLLI from the coding sequence ATGAACGAAAATAATCTTGAAACGGTTACATCCTTATCTTCAGATTTAAGTAGTCGAGGCAATATTACTATTCAACTTGAAGCATTACTCGTCGCAGGAAATTATGATGAGGCAAAGCTACTTTTAGAACCTTCCCAACCTGTTGATATTGCAGATGCTATTGGAAGCCTTCCATTCATACTGCAGGCATTAGCATTTCGATTGTTAAAAAAAAATGAGGCAATTGAGGTTTATGAATATTTAGATCCAGTAGTTCAGCAAACTTTATTAGACAGACTTCGTTCAGGAGAAGTTTTAGAAATCGTTGAGAAAATGTCTCCTGATGATAGAGTTCAACTTTTCGACGAATTACCTGCAAAAGTTGTACGAAAATTTTTGTCTGCTCTTAGTCCTGGTGAAAGAAAAGTAACAGCTGAATTACTTGGATATGAACCCGAAACTGCGGGAAGATTAATGACAACTGAATTCATAGACCTTAAAGAGATGCAGACAGCAGCTGAAGCTCTCTCTTTAGTTAGAAAAAGGGCTCCATTTACAGAAACTATTTACAGCTTATATGTTACTGATAAAGAGAGACATTTAACTGGGATTCTCTCTTTGAGAGACCTTGTAACTGCGGATCCATCTAAGCCGATTGGAGATGTAATGACAAAAGATGTAGTTAATATATCTACTAATACTAATCAAGAAGAGGTCGCAAGAGCAATACAAAGATACGATTTTTTAGCGCTCCCAGTTGTTGACAAAGAAAAAAGACTTGTTGGGATAGTAACGGTTGACGATTTAATTGATGTCATAGAGCAAGAAGCTACAAGAGATATTTATGCAGCCGGGGCAGTTCAGCCTGGAGATGAAGATGATTATTTTCAAAGTAGTTTGTTCACGATAGCTCGGCGAAGGATTTTGTGGTTGTTAATTTTGGTATTAGCAAATGGGTTAACGACAAAAGTGATAGCGATGAATGATCAAATATTAAAAGAAATAGTTTTATTAGCTGCATTTATTCCACTGCTTATAGGGACTGGGGGAAATGTTGGCGCTCAAAGTTCAACAGTTGTGATTAGAGGTTTAAGTACTCAAAAATTGAAGTCTCTTGGAGCAATAAAGGCAGTAGTTAAGGAGGCAATATCAGGCGCTATTTTAGGTGTTTTGATGATGCTAGTAGTTTTCCCCTTCGCTTGGTGGCAAGGAGAAGGTCCTTTAATAGCCTCTGCGGTAGGAATAAGTTTAATATGTATAACGACTTTAGCTGCTACAACAGGAGCCATCCTCCCCTTGTTGTTCGATAGAATGAGATTGGACCCAGCCTTAATGTCCTCTCCTTTTATAACAACTGTCACTGATATTGCAGGTGTATTTATTTATCTGAATACTGCAAAATGGCTATTAAGCTCTTCATTATTAATCTAA
- a CDS encoding fluoride efflux transporter FluC — protein sequence MDINSIIIVLFGSSFGLILRIFIQNNLKINLGFNIQNTSIVNFIASFFLGILVALNFIHNKILLLSYAGFLGSFSTFSSFIYQLFVLLQQGKLMRLFFHYIEAIILSFCCFYLGYYLMQIFK from the coding sequence TTGGATATTAACTCAATAATTATTGTTTTATTTGGGAGTTCTTTTGGATTGATACTAAGGATATTTATACAAAATAATTTAAAAATTAATTTAGGATTTAACATTCAAAATACTTCAATAGTAAATTTCATAGCATCGTTTTTTTTGGGAATTTTAGTGGCATTAAATTTTATTCATAACAAAATATTATTGTTATCTTATGCCGGTTTTTTAGGATCTTTTAGTACATTTTCTTCTTTTATATATCAACTATTTGTTTTGTTACAACAGGGTAAATTGATGCGTTTATTTTTTCACTATATTGAGGCAATAATACTTTCCTTTTGCTGCTTTTATTTAGGTTATTATTTGATGCAAATTTTTAAATGA
- the miaA gene encoding tRNA (adenosine(37)-N6)-dimethylallyltransferase MiaA, which produces MSSYQPHVIVLIGATASGKTELAIEIAEYFKTRIHNIDSRQIYKYMDIGTAKPSENQQKKIKHFLIDIAEPINPINVKQFQEIAQKSIKREITQNYLPFLVGGSGLYMNSITKGFFVPDVPPQKNLREQLEKLGQQECWELLKNCDPVSTKTINFADQNRTIRALEVFYVTGKPLSTQKVQNPPDWKILELGLDRDNLKERILQRTKNMFLAGIVEETKHLISQYGSDLAILQTIGYREARDVLNKHLTIDKAIELTTTKTIQFAKRQKTWFRNKNNPIWLNNKNLLKDAIIKIESFLG; this is translated from the coding sequence ATGTCTTCTTATCAGCCTCATGTAATAGTTTTAATTGGAGCCACAGCAAGTGGCAAAACAGAATTAGCCATTGAAATTGCAGAATATTTTAAAACTCGTATACATAATATAGATTCAAGACAAATATACAAGTATATGGATATTGGCACAGCCAAACCATCTGAAAATCAACAAAAAAAAATAAAGCATTTTTTAATAGATATTGCAGAGCCGATCAATCCAATTAATGTAAAACAATTTCAAGAAATTGCTCAAAAATCAATTAAAAGAGAAATTACTCAGAATTATTTACCTTTTCTTGTTGGAGGAAGTGGTTTATATATGAACTCAATAACAAAAGGATTTTTTGTGCCAGATGTTCCTCCGCAAAAGAATTTGAGAGAACAATTAGAAAAACTTGGTCAGCAAGAATGTTGGGAACTATTAAAAAATTGTGATCCAGTATCAACTAAAACAATCAATTTTGCTGATCAAAATAGAACAATAAGAGCTTTAGAAGTCTTTTACGTAACAGGTAAACCTTTATCAACTCAAAAAGTGCAGAATCCTCCTGACTGGAAAATATTAGAACTTGGATTAGATAGAGATAATTTAAAAGAGAGAATTTTGCAAAGAACAAAAAATATGTTTCTAGCAGGCATTGTTGAAGAAACAAAGCACTTAATTTCTCAATATGGATCTGATTTGGCGATATTACAAACCATTGGTTACCGTGAAGCAAGGGATGTCTTAAATAAGCATTTAACTATTGATAAGGCGATTGAGTTAACTACTACAAAAACTATCCAATTTGCCAAAAGACAAAAAACATGGTTTCGTAATAAAAATAATCCTATTTGGCTTAATAACAAAAACCTGCTAAAAGATGCAATAATTAAGATAGAGTCTTTTTTAGGCTAA
- the infC gene encoding translation initiation factor IF-3, whose protein sequence is MPPRPRFDRRAPVRELPNINERIKYPQLRVVDSDGKQLGVIDRLKALEIASQRELDLVLVSEKANPPVCRIMDYGKYKFEQEKKAKEARKKSHQTEVKEVKMRYKIDKHDYDVRIGQATKFLKSGDKVKCTVIFRGREIQHSNLAETLLLKMANDLEEQSEVQQKPKREGRNMIMFLSPRKTPLIKKDEE, encoded by the coding sequence ATGCCACCACGCCCACGCTTTGACCGCCGCGCTCCTGTTAGAGAGCTCCCAAATATTAATGAAAGAATAAAATACCCTCAATTGAGAGTCGTTGATTCAGATGGAAAACAATTAGGTGTTATAGATAGATTAAAAGCATTAGAAATAGCTTCTCAAAGAGAACTTGATTTAGTTTTGGTAAGCGAAAAAGCAAATCCTCCAGTTTGTAGAATCATGGACTATGGGAAATATAAATTTGAACAAGAAAAGAAAGCAAAAGAAGCAAGAAAAAAATCTCATCAAACAGAAGTTAAAGAAGTAAAAATGAGGTACAAAATTGACAAACATGATTATGACGTACGCATAGGCCAAGCTACTAAATTTTTAAAATCGGGAGATAAAGTAAAATGCACTGTGATTTTTAGGGGTAGAGAAATTCAACACTCAAATTTAGCTGAAACACTTCTTTTAAAAATGGCTAATGATTTAGAAGAGCAATCAGAAGTACAACAAAAGCCAAAAAGAGAAGGTAGAAATATGATTATGTTTTTAAGTCCTAGAAAAACTCCTCTTATAAAAAAGGATGAAGAATGA
- the cysE gene encoding serine O-acetyltransferase — MLRTFKSDIEIIKERDPAARGILEIFLCYPGFQSIVIHRFTHKLWKLKIPVIPRFFSHLNRLLTGIEIHPGAKIGKRVFIDHGMGVVIGETAEIGNNCLLYQGVTLGGTGKSHGKRHPTLMENVVVGAGAKVLGSITVGSNTRIGAGSVVVRNVEGNSTVVGVPGRVVHQSGVKVNPLAHSALPDAEANVIKNLMDRIDSLENEILKLQKTLQCLANSESIDISKLGDSQNIKDKEIFEFLGDD, encoded by the coding sequence GTGTTGAGAACTTTTAAATCAGATATAGAAATTATCAAAGAAAGAGATCCTGCTGCGAGAGGAATATTAGAGATTTTTCTTTGCTACCCAGGCTTTCAATCAATTGTTATTCATAGGTTTACTCATAAATTATGGAAATTAAAAATTCCTGTAATACCCCGCTTTTTCAGTCATCTTAATAGGCTATTAACAGGAATTGAAATCCATCCTGGAGCCAAAATTGGTAAAAGGGTTTTCATAGATCATGGAATGGGAGTTGTCATTGGTGAAACAGCTGAAATAGGCAATAATTGTCTGCTTTATCAAGGAGTAACATTAGGAGGCACTGGTAAAAGTCATGGGAAAAGACACCCAACCCTTATGGAAAATGTTGTAGTTGGAGCAGGTGCAAAAGTTCTTGGATCTATCACAGTAGGATCTAATACTCGTATTGGTGCGGGTTCAGTAGTTGTTCGTAATGTCGAAGGGAACAGTACTGTGGTTGGAGTTCCTGGTAGAGTAGTGCATCAAAGTGGTGTCAAAGTAAATCCATTAGCTCACTCTGCCTTACCAGATGCAGAAGCTAATGTGATAAAAAATTTAATGGATAGGATAGACTCCCTGGAAAATGAAATTCTTAAATTACAAAAAACTCTACAATGTCTAGCTAACTCAGAATCTATTGATATTTCTAAACTCGGTGATTCTCAAAATATTAAAGACAAAGAAATTTTTGAATTTCTTGGAGATGATTAA
- a CDS encoding GntR family transcriptional regulator, protein MRFNIQQESDIPASTQLYNQICFAIAARHYPPGHRLPSTRQLAMQTGLHRNTISKVYRQLEIDGVVEAIAGSGIYVRDNLTKREFKKSVYSKDKINKQPDQEAKKAIDNFMNLGCTLQETREILTNEIDWRIKCGARIIVSTPREDIGASMLIAEDLSPKVNVPVEVVPMEELEKVLSNSNNGTIVTSRYFLQPLEKVAKQHGVRAIAVDLSDFQKELKIIKELNTGNCVGIVSISPGLLRAAEIIIHSMRGSELMLMTAISDNNSRLLSLLKASNHIVCDGPSLSVVENTLLKNRSQLMRLPHIICAKNYLSIETINQLKKEIGVIN, encoded by the coding sequence GTGAGATTCAATATTCAACAAGAAAGTGATATCCCAGCCTCAACACAACTATATAATCAAATTTGCTTTGCAATAGCAGCGAGGCATTATCCTCCAGGTCACAGACTTCCAAGCACGAGACAACTTGCAATGCAGACTGGACTGCACCGAAATACTATAAGCAAAGTTTACAGACAACTTGAAATAGATGGGGTTGTTGAAGCGATAGCTGGATCTGGAATCTATGTAAGAGATAATCTTACTAAAAGAGAATTTAAAAAATCAGTTTATTCAAAAGACAAAATAAATAAACAACCAGATCAAGAGGCAAAGAAGGCTATTGATAACTTTATGAATCTTGGCTGCACCTTACAAGAAACAAGAGAAATTTTAACTAATGAAATTGATTGGCGTATTAAATGTGGAGCAAGAATTATAGTCAGCACTCCTAGAGAAGATATAGGCGCTTCTATGCTAATAGCAGAAGACCTCTCTCCAAAAGTTAATGTCCCAGTAGAAGTTGTTCCAATGGAAGAATTAGAAAAAGTTTTGAGCAATTCAAATAATGGTACGATCGTCACAAGCAGATATTTTTTACAGCCTCTAGAAAAGGTTGCCAAACAACATGGAGTACGTGCTATTGCAGTTGACTTGAGCGACTTTCAAAAAGAATTGAAAATTATTAAAGAATTAAATACTGGAAATTGCGTAGGGATTGTTAGCATTAGTCCTGGGTTATTGAGGGCAGCAGAAATTATCATACACAGCATGCGAGGTAGTGAATTAATGCTTATGACCGCAATCTCAGATAATAACAGTAGATTACTTTCACTTTTAAAGGCTTCAAACCACATAGTGTGTGATGGGCCTAGTTTATCAGTTGTAGAAAACACCTTATTAAAAAATCGGTCTCAGCTAATGAGATTACCTCACATAATATGCGCTAAAAATTATTTGAGTATTGAAACAATAAATCAATTAAAAAAAGAAATTGGAGTTATTAATTAG